The following proteins are encoded in a genomic region of Neurospora crassa OR74A linkage group VI, whole genome shotgun sequence:
- the gh10-4 gene encoding endo-beta-1,4-D-xylanase: MKMLISTEFSAIEPFLSLFRPRSFPLLLVLLAFASTLLPLASAQLDKYAKLAGLSYFGTAVDNPRLYNEQYMSVLQGSGEFGSLTPINAQKWKKTEEVQGVFTFAEADAIANTAKAGVGGMKTLRCHTMVWYKGLPSWVETTYSRDDMEKILAAHIQNLAQYFKGRCYAWDVVNEAIDENGVFRQSPMYKAMGLDFITFSFKTAAKADPGAKLYYNDYALESPSLSPGPKISITLAMLRTVKAQGGTVHGVGFQSHLKVGLVPARAEIVNTMQQFLEVVDEVAITELDIRHSPLKVPSTREMWNAQARDYGEVVGACLDVNKGYGGRKCVGVTLWDFTDKYSWVPSEIPTEGEACMWDNNYVKKPAYWTVLNMFKAYAAGASRRRAGMDGVDDGNGTVSELDLEAAAHRGPEGLPGLGREQTTKTVVATTLATARRVRSTARPGA, from the exons ATGAAGATGCTCATCTCCACCGAATTTTCGGCTATCGAGccttttctctccctctttcgTCCCCGCTcgttccctctcctcctcgtcctcttaGCTTTTGCCTccacccttcttcccctggCTTCAGCACAGCTCGACAAGTACGCCAAACTCGCCGGCCTCTCCTATTTCGGCACAGCCGTCGACAACCCTCGTCTATACAATGAGCAGTACATGTCTGTGCTTCAGGGGTCTGGCGAGTTTGGCTCGCTGACACCCATCAATGCAcagaaatggaagaagacCGAGGAGGTCCAAGGAGTATTCACCTTTGCGGAAGCGGATGCTATAGCGAATACGGCGAAAGCTGGGGTGGGAGGAATGAAGACGCTGAGGTGTCATACCATGGTGTGGTATAAGGGGTTGCCTTCTTGGG TTGAGACGACGTACTCCCGCGACGACATGGAAAAGATCCTCGCCGCACACATCCAGAATCTGGCACAGTACTTCAAGGGGAGGTGTTATGCTTGGGATGTGGTGAATGAAGCCATCGACGAGAACGGAGTGTTTAGACAGAGTCCAA TGTACAAAGCCATGGGCCTCGACTTCATCACTTTCTCCTTCAAGACCGCCGCCAAAGCCGACCCCGGCGCCAAGCTCTACTATAACGACTACGCCCTGGAATCACCGTCCCTCTCCCCGGGCCCcaaaatttctattactctCGCCATGCTCCGCACCGTCAAGGCCCAAGGCGGCACCGTCCACGGCGTCGGCTTCCAATCCCACCTCAAAGTCGGCCTTGTCCCTGCGCGTGCCGAGATTGTCAATACAATGCAGCAGTtcctggaggtggtggatgagGTGGCCATCACGGAGCTAGATATTCGACACAGCCCGCTGAAGGTGCCGAGCACAAGGGAAATGTGGAACGCGCAGGCAAGGGATTATGGAGAGGTGGTGGGCGCTTGCTTGGATGTCAACAAGGGGTATGGAGGGAGGAAATGCGTGGGGGTGACTTTGTGGGATTTCACCGACAAGTATTCGTGGGTGCCGAGCGAGATCCCCACAGAGGGGGAGGCGTGCATGTGGGATAACAATTATGTTAAGAAGCCGGCGTATTGGACGGTGTTGAATATGTTCAAGGCGTATGCGGCGGGCGCGTCGAGGAGGCGGgcggggatggatggagtgGATGATGGAAATGGGACGGTATCGGAACTGGACTTGGAGGCGGCAGCACATCGCGGGCCTGAGGGTCTTCCTGGGCTTGGAAGGGAACAAACGACGAAGACGGTTGTAGCGACTACGCtggcgacggcgaggaggGTTAGGTCGACTGCTAGGCCAGGGGCGTGA